Proteins encoded in a region of the Streptomyces violaceoruber genome:
- a CDS encoding DUF3000 domain-containing protein, whose translation MAAAQGRLSDGAGGMDEAKGTEEEARHKGSHNASNASGGGNGSTVPPAFAAAVEALRAVRLRPQIEVEATPAPKRLAPHAYALEAAVVDGDEDLADGRLVLLHDPAGHDAWHGTFRLVTLVRAELEPEMAADPLLPDVCWSWLTGALQARGLAYGEPSGTVTRASSHYFGGLSARPSASQIEIRASWTPREGLGGVPDTAAHLSSWCDLLAQVAGLPPAAPGDASVVTLPQRRDPQSR comes from the coding sequence ATGGCTGCGGCTCAGGGACGACTGTCGGACGGCGCTGGCGGAATGGACGAGGCGAAGGGGACCGAGGAAGAGGCCCGGCACAAGGGGAGTCACAACGCAAGCAACGCAAGCGGCGGGGGCAACGGGAGTACCGTGCCGCCGGCCTTCGCGGCCGCCGTGGAGGCGCTGCGGGCCGTGCGGCTGCGGCCGCAGATCGAGGTGGAGGCGACCCCCGCCCCGAAACGGCTCGCCCCGCACGCCTACGCCCTCGAGGCCGCGGTCGTGGACGGGGACGAGGACCTGGCGGACGGGCGGCTTGTGCTGCTGCACGACCCGGCCGGGCACGACGCCTGGCACGGGACCTTCCGGCTGGTGACGCTGGTGCGGGCGGAGCTGGAACCGGAGATGGCGGCGGATCCGCTGCTGCCGGACGTGTGCTGGTCCTGGCTGACCGGCGCGCTCCAGGCCCGCGGGCTGGCGTACGGGGAGCCCAGCGGCACGGTCACGCGTGCGAGTTCCCACTATTTCGGAGGGCTCTCGGCGCGCCCGTCCGCCTCGCAGATCGAGATCCGGGCGTCCTGGACGCCGCGCGAGGGTCTCGGCGGCGTCCCGGACACCGCGGCGCACCTCTCCTCGTGGTGCGATCTGCTGGCCCAGGTCGCGGGTCTGCCGCCGGCGGCGCCGGGTGACGCCTCGGTCGTGACGCTGCCGCAGCGGCGCGACCCCCAGTCGCGCTGA
- a CDS encoding response regulator transcription factor encodes MSVLLEQPASLVAYRPNKPTAMVVVADPRVRSTVTRHLWALGVRDVIEASSVAEARPRIGNPRDICVADVHLPDGSGLTLLSETRAAGWPNGLALSAADDIGAVRNALAGGVKGYVVTGTRTNVGLPTRPGAAPIGAAAARLHRRPPGAPSHPGGYRELSGREVEVLRLVAEGQSNKAIGVSMGLSALTVKSHLARIARKLGTGDRAGMVAVALRTGIIH; translated from the coding sequence GTGTCCGTTCTCCTCGAGCAGCCTGCAAGCCTGGTCGCCTACCGCCCGAACAAGCCGACCGCCATGGTGGTCGTGGCCGACCCGCGCGTCCGTTCCACCGTCACCCGCCACCTGTGGGCGCTCGGTGTGCGCGACGTGATCGAGGCCTCGTCCGTCGCGGAGGCTCGTCCCCGCATCGGCAACCCCCGCGACATCTGCGTCGCGGACGTCCACCTTCCCGACGGCTCCGGCCTGACCCTCCTCTCGGAGACCCGCGCCGCGGGCTGGCCCAACGGGCTCGCCCTGTCCGCCGCCGACGACATCGGCGCCGTGCGCAACGCCCTCGCCGGCGGCGTCAAGGGCTACGTCGTCACCGGCACCCGTACCAACGTCGGGCTCCCCACCCGGCCGGGCGCCGCCCCCATCGGCGCGGCCGCCGCCCGTCTGCACCGCCGCCCCCCGGGCGCCCCGAGCCACCCGGGCGGCTACCGCGAGCTCTCCGGCCGCGAGGTCGAGGTGCTGCGGCTGGTCGCGGAGGGCCAGTCGAACAAGGCGATCGGCGTCTCGATGGGCCTGTCCGCCCTGACCGTCAAGAGCCACCTGGCCCGCATCGCCCGCAAGCTCGGCACGGGCGACCGCGCCGGGATGGTCGCGGTGGCCCTGCGCACGGGCATCATCCACTGA